From a single Zygotorulaspora mrakii chromosome 2, complete sequence genomic region:
- the POX1 gene encoding acyl-CoA oxidase (similar to Saccharomyces cerevisiae POX1 (YGL205W); ancestral locus Anc_3.514), with protein sequence MTRSFTIDNDSKVLNPQKFIQKERAQSKLRIDQINTFLENTPQRRDLTHSLIEEICNDPVLKTDTDYYDQTKSQQRLETAKKIARLSLYMEHDIKTIRNQFKGTDLIKELQNDTEHKLPSLCNEDLSIFDKRLSLVANIDPQLGTRVGVHLGLFGNCIKGNGTDEQIHYWLQERGALFIKGIYGCFAMTELGHGSNVAELQTRATYNPKSDTFSIDTPDLTATKWWIGGAAHSATHSTVYARLIVEAKDYGVKTFVVPLRDPATFQLLPGVSIGDIGAKMGRDGIDNGWIQFRNVVIPREFMLSRFTKVLRARDGCISVKTEPQLDSISGYSALLNGRVNMVMDSFRFGAKFVTIATRYAVGRQQFAAKKGQQESQLMDYPLHQYRVLPQISIAYMISPAAFKLMDNYYTTLNELYKVSSSDKSALMRVSQKLKNLFIDSASLKATNTWLVAQLIDELRQSCGGHGYSQYNAFGKGYNDWVVQCTWEGDNSILSLTSAKSILKKFVEAGTRGKFDRELDTESFSYLKPSFLRNVIMGGEEAELNKIEDYYLVWAIALVKLLNHTARLIEKTKKIDGVSKLLILISKFHALHSMLKAYHDKLNSDSESYITDENTRSVMWDIYKLFSLYFIDKHSGEFQQFKIFEPDQISQDVQPQLLQILPKLRNHCIALTDSFKFPDSMLNAPIGYYDGDIYNNYYNEVIKNNPVESDGAGRPVYHELLSSMLKRGFEFDERLGGAAKSEILARLAK encoded by the coding sequence ATGACACGAAGTTTCACTATTGAcaatgattcaaaagtaTTGAATCCACAAaaatttattcaaaaagagCGTGCACAATCCAAGTTGAGAATTGATCAGATCAACACGTTCTTGGAGAATACACCTCAGAGACGTGATTTGACACACAGCTTGATCGAAGAGATATGTAATGACCCGGTATTGAAGACTGACACGGATTATTACGATCAAACCAAGAGTCAGCAGCGGCTAGAGACAGCGAAGAAAATCGCGAGACTATCTTTGTATATGGAACACGACATTAAAACGATTAGAAATCAATTTAAGGGGACAGACTTGATCaaagaacttcaaaatgataCTGAACATAAATTACCGAGCTTATGTAATGAGGATCTCTCTATATTTGACAAAAGACTTTCTTTGGTAGCTAATATTGATCCGCAATTGGGGACAAGGGTGGGTGTTCATCTGGGTTTGTTTGGCAATTGCATTAAGGGTAATGGAACAGACGAACAAATTCACTATTGGTTGCAAGAACGCGGTGCCCTTTTCATAAAGGGTATATATGGATGTTTTGCAATGACTGAGTTGGGACATGGCTCGAATGTTGCTGAATTACAAACAAGAGCCACTTATAATCCCAAAAGTGACACGTTTTCAATCGATACTCCTGACTTAACGGCAACAAAATGGTGGATCGGTGGTGCTGCCCATTCAGCTACTCACTCAACAGTGTACGCAAGGTTGATCGTTGAAGCTAAGGATTATGGTGTCAAGACATTTGTCGTCCCACTAAGAGATCCCGCGACGTTTCAATTACTACCTGGAGTTTCCATAGGTGACATTGGTGCCAAGATGGGGCGTGATGGTATTGATAATGGATGGATTCAATTCAGAAATGTCGTTATTCCAAGAGAATTCATGTTGAGTAGGTTTACAAAAGTATTGAGAGCCAGAGACGGTTGCATAAGTGTTAAGACGGAGCCGCAATTAGATTCAATCTCAGGTTATAGTGCCCTCTTAAACGGTAGAGTTAACATGGTAATGGATTCATTCAGGTTTGGAGCAAAGTTTGTGACAATTGCTACTCGTTACGCTGTGGGAAGACAGCAATTTGCTGCCAAGAAAGGACAACAGGAATCGCAACTGATGGATTACCCGTTGCATCAATACCGCGTTTTACCACAAATTTCTATTGCGTATATGATTTCCCCTGCGGCATTTAAGTTAATGGACAATTATTACACTACATTGAACGAATTATATAAAGTTTCGTCAAGTGACAAATCAGCATTGATGAGAGTCagtcaaaaattgaaaaatttattcaTCGACAGTGCGAGCTTGAAGGCAACCAACACTTGGTTAGTGGCGCAATTAATCGATGAATTGAGACAAAGTTGTGGTGGTCACGGTTATTCGCAGTATAATGCCTTTGGTAAAGGTTATAACGATTGGGTTGTTCAATGTACATGGGAGGGTGATAATAGTATTTTATCACTCACTTCGGCAAAATctattttaaaaaaattcgTTGAAGCTGGTACTCGAGGCAAGTTTGATAGAGAACTAGACACCGAATCATTCAGTTATTTGAAGCCAAGTTTTCTCCGTAACGTAATAATGGGAGGTGAAGAAGCAGAGTTGAACAAAATCGAGGACTATTATCTTGTCTGGGCCATTGCCCTCGTCAAATTACTGAATCACACTGCAAGATTGATTGAAAAGactaaaaaaattgacgGTGTTTCAAAACTACTGATTCTAATATCCAAATTCCATGCATTGCATTCAATGTTGAAAGCATACCATGACAAGTTGAATTCAGATTCGGAATCCTATATTACTGACGAAAATACGAGAAGTGTTATGTGGGATATCTACAAACTGTTCTCCTTGTATTTCATTGATAAGCATTCCGGTGAATTCCAAcaatttaaaatttttgaaccaGATCAAATTTCACAAGATGTCCAACCACAGCTATTACAAATTCTACCAAAACTGAGAAATCATTGTATAGCATTAACAGattccttcaaatttcCTGATTCGATGCTGAATGCGCCAATAGGTTACTATGATGGAGACATCTACAACAATTACTATAACGAAGTGATCAAAAACAATCCAGTTGAGTCTGATGGGGCGGGGAGACCAGTTTATCATGAGCTGCTAAGCTCCATGTTGAAAAGAggatttgaatttgatgaaagaCTG